In Halorhabdus rudnickae, the following proteins share a genomic window:
- a CDS encoding inorganic phosphate transporter produces MVETLLVVGVLIASFVAYNVGGATTGPAFGPAVGAGAIGKVAAAGLMSVSFFLGAFTIGRRVVDTLGRDLLTDPGVFTLPVSIVVLFFIGGALLLGNVSGAPASTSMTAVGAIAGLGVASGTLDWAVVGGIVSWWLASPILGFWISAVIGRYFYPRLRRLISIDQSDGPLVVFEREGVLPRPVAGPGTSRREFVGTLVLVAIGCLMAFSSGTSNIANAVAPLVGSGELDMDVAIVVGSATVAIGAFTIARRTMETLGNDITDLPLTAAIVVAVVASSIVIALSAARIPASFVMIATTCIVGLGWGRATRAVALEDAVRGSETPQVSVGALAADEDEATVGEPGLSDPDHAEPEPIEEGDGEDIPDASDLFDPKTTGRVLLMQNIVPVLATVASVVTFELVFAL; encoded by the coding sequence ATGGTCGAGACACTACTCGTCGTTGGGGTTCTGATCGCCAGTTTCGTCGCGTACAACGTCGGTGGCGCGACGACCGGGCCGGCGTTCGGGCCGGCCGTCGGCGCGGGTGCGATCGGAAAGGTCGCCGCCGCCGGGCTGATGTCGGTGAGTTTCTTCCTGGGTGCGTTCACCATCGGTCGCCGGGTCGTAGACACACTGGGGCGAGACCTGCTGACCGATCCGGGCGTGTTCACCCTGCCGGTCAGCATCGTCGTTCTCTTTTTCATCGGCGGGGCACTCTTGCTCGGCAACGTCTCGGGTGCGCCGGCCTCGACATCGATGACGGCCGTCGGTGCGATCGCCGGCCTGGGGGTGGCCTCCGGGACGCTCGACTGGGCGGTCGTCGGCGGGATCGTCTCCTGGTGGCTCGCCTCGCCGATACTCGGCTTCTGGATTTCGGCGGTGATCGGCCGGTACTTCTACCCGCGCTTGCGACGGTTGATCTCGATCGATCAGTCCGACGGGCCGCTCGTGGTCTTCGAACGAGAAGGTGTGCTCCCGCGCCCGGTCGCCGGACCAGGAACAAGTCGCCGGGAGTTCGTCGGGACACTCGTCCTCGTGGCGATCGGGTGTCTGATGGCCTTCTCCTCGGGGACGAGCAACATCGCCAACGCGGTCGCGCCACTGGTCGGGTCGGGCGAACTCGACATGGACGTCGCCATCGTCGTCGGGTCGGCAACGGTGGCGATCGGGGCGTTCACCATTGCCCGCCGGACGATGGAAACCCTGGGCAACGACATCACCGACCTGCCGCTGACGGCGGCGATCGTCGTCGCAGTCGTCGCGTCGTCGATCGTCATCGCGTTGTCGGCGGCGCGTATCCCCGCGAGTTTCGTGATGATCGCGACGACCTGCATCGTCGGACTGGGCTGGGGACGGGCGACCCGGGCTGTCGCACTCGAAGACGCCGTCAGGGGATCGGAAACGCCACAGGTGTCCGTGGGTGCGCTGGCCGCAGACGAGGACGAGGCCACCGTCGGCGAACCTGGCCTGTCCGACCCCGACCACGCGGAACCCGAGCCGATCGAGGAGGGAGATGGCGAGGATATTCCGGACGCCTCGGACCTGTTCGACCCGAAAACGACCGGGCGGGTCCTTCTCATGCAGAACATCGTCCCCGTACTCGCCACAGTCGCCTCGGTGGTGACGTTCGAACTCGTGTTCGCGCTGTGA
- a CDS encoding ribbon-helix-helix domain-containing protein produces the protein MPKISVEVPAELIADLDTHVGEDGKFVNRSEAIRASIRKTLDILDEIDERQGRFDDEH, from the coding sequence ATGCCCAAGATAAGCGTCGAGGTGCCCGCGGAACTGATCGCGGACCTGGATACTCATGTCGGCGAGGACGGAAAGTTCGTCAACCGCAGCGAGGCGATCCGGGCGTCGATCCGCAAGACACTGGATATCCTCGACGAGATCGACGAACGACAGGGGAGGTTCGACGATGAGCACTAA
- a CDS encoding queuosine precursor transporter, translating to MSTNRSSPLPLPRLGLIAVFVTALVTSQVTASKIVGIDLPVSIPLAGPTILVPAAAFAYAVTFFASDCYAELYGRRDATRLVNVAFAMNFVLLALVWLAIEAPIFAESPVGQSAFAKVLGSSTGIAVGSMLAYLVSQNLDVVTFHWLRDRTDGRFLWLRNIGSTLTSQAVDTVIFITVAFIAFQGMPVGDALGLMVGQYLVKLGVALLDTPFVYTVVGFVRRHDRSPSPVMGD from the coding sequence ATGAGCACTAATCGGTCTTCACCACTACCGCTCCCGCGGCTCGGCTTGATCGCGGTGTTCGTCACTGCCCTGGTCACGTCACAGGTCACTGCGAGCAAGATCGTCGGGATCGACCTCCCCGTTTCGATCCCGCTCGCCGGGCCGACAATACTCGTTCCCGCAGCGGCCTTTGCCTACGCGGTGACGTTTTTCGCCTCCGATTGTTACGCCGAACTGTACGGTCGCCGGGACGCGACGCGGCTGGTCAACGTCGCGTTCGCGATGAACTTCGTCCTGCTGGCGCTGGTCTGGCTCGCGATCGAGGCCCCGATCTTTGCGGAGTCTCCTGTCGGCCAGTCGGCCTTTGCAAAGGTGCTGGGCTCGAGTACGGGCATCGCCGTCGGGAGTATGCTTGCATATCTCGTCAGTCAGAATCTCGATGTCGTCACTTTCCACTGGCTGCGGGACCGTACGGACGGTCGCTTCTTGTGGCTGCGCAATATCGGGTCGACGTTGACCAGCCAGGCCGTGGACACGGTGATCTTCATTACGGTCGCGTTCATCGCCTTCCAAGGCATGCCCGTCGGCGACGCGCTCGGACTGATGGTCGGCCAGTATCTCGTCAAACTCGGCGTCGCGCTGCTTGATACGCCCTTCGTCTATACCGTCGTCGGGTTCGTCCGCCGTCACGACCGCTCGCCCTCCCCCGTGATGGGCGACTGA
- a CDS encoding 23S rRNA (uridine(2552)-2'-O)-methyltransferase, with product MSGKDEYYNRAKQEGYRARSAYKLRQLDETADLLGTERTVVDLGAAPGGWLQVAAERLGDGGRVVGVDRQRIGPLEDPDVPVETIRGDITEESTVEAITEAVGSANLVLSDMAPNVTGEYDLDHARSVHLARQALDVALEILDAGGDLAVKVFDGRDLQDLKTDVETEFEYVREVRPDASRDSSSELYLVGKSRLTAPVREGDTIEVEIVDEGSEGDGIAKVDGFTLFVAGASEGETVTVRVDDVKPQYAFAQLLE from the coding sequence ATGAGTGGCAAAGACGAGTACTACAACCGCGCAAAGCAGGAAGGCTACCGCGCCCGCTCGGCGTACAAACTCCGGCAGCTCGACGAGACGGCAGACTTACTGGGAACCGAGCGGACCGTCGTCGACCTGGGGGCGGCCCCCGGCGGGTGGCTCCAGGTCGCCGCCGAGCGCCTCGGGGATGGCGGCCGCGTGGTCGGCGTCGACCGCCAGCGTATCGGCCCCCTCGAAGACCCAGACGTTCCCGTCGAGACGATCCGGGGGGACATCACCGAAGAATCGACAGTCGAGGCCATCACCGAGGCCGTGGGGTCGGCCAACCTCGTCCTCTCGGACATGGCCCCGAACGTCACCGGCGAGTACGATCTCGATCACGCCCGGTCGGTTCACCTGGCCCGGCAGGCGCTGGACGTGGCACTGGAAATCCTCGACGCGGGCGGCGATCTCGCAGTCAAGGTCTTCGACGGCCGGGACCTCCAGGACCTGAAAACGGATGTCGAAACGGAATTCGAGTACGTCCGGGAGGTGCGTCCGGACGCCTCGCGTGATTCGTCCTCGGAGCTGTATCTGGTCGGCAAGAGTCGTCTGACGGCACCCGTTCGAGAGGGCGACACGATAGAGGTCGAGATTGTCGACGAGGGGAGTGAAGGCGACGGCATCGCGAAGGTCGATGGGTTCACGCTGTTCGTCGCGGGCGCAAGTGAGGGCGAGACCGTAACGGTCCGGGTTGACGACGTCAAACCGCAGTATGCGTTTGCCCAGCTACTCGAGTGA
- a CDS encoding ATP-binding protein gives MDAFVDRGADIAALKERYDTDEPSLITVWGRRRVGKTELVEHSIRGRDDVVYYQATETTKQVQLDDFVAEAARTFSGIERIRREWEDVLGYLFEQDALIVLDEFPFLIESDEGLPSVIQRLWDHEVEDRSATLVLVGSSISMMKESVMSGGSPLHGRFDMRLQLEELPFDAATEFVPDYDLEETVLAWGVFGGTPHYLQAVDDDRPLRDNIRDAVLSKRGFLHDEPEYVLRTELENPNRYFSILKTIAAGNATPNEIAQAAGIDSDQISHYLKNLQDLEIVDREVPVTENPAQSRRGQYVLTDALFRFWFRFVYGQGEKYDRAGTDAYEELIEPYLADAVSPKFEELCRAAVYNLYDGYTFNRVGRWWYQEQEIDVVGLTTGETMVAGECKFTSQPMGYDVLANLEHDVADIRWTPQGGGDVASEFCLFSLNGFNQSLIEAAEERDDLRLFSIEDIVTAF, from the coding sequence ATGGATGCGTTCGTCGACCGCGGTGCGGACATTGCAGCTCTCAAAGAGCGGTACGACACCGACGAGCCGTCGCTGATCACCGTCTGGGGCCGCCGGCGTGTGGGAAAGACGGAACTGGTCGAACACTCCATTCGTGGCCGGGACGATGTCGTCTACTACCAGGCCACGGAAACGACGAAACAGGTGCAACTCGACGATTTCGTGGCGGAGGCGGCGAGAACCTTCTCGGGCATCGAGCGCATCCGCCGCGAGTGGGAAGATGTCCTCGGTTACCTTTTCGAGCAGGACGCGCTGATCGTCCTCGACGAGTTTCCGTTCCTCATCGAAAGCGACGAGGGCCTCCCTTCGGTCATCCAGCGGCTGTGGGATCACGAGGTCGAAGACAGGAGTGCCACGCTGGTGCTCGTCGGCTCGTCGATTAGTATGATGAAGGAGTCGGTGATGAGTGGCGGGAGCCCACTTCACGGCCGGTTTGATATGCGCCTCCAGCTGGAGGAATTGCCGTTCGATGCTGCCACGGAGTTCGTCCCCGACTACGACCTCGAAGAGACGGTGCTGGCGTGGGGCGTCTTTGGCGGGACGCCACACTACCTGCAGGCCGTTGACGACGACCGGCCACTGCGGGACAACATTCGGGATGCCGTCCTCTCCAAGCGGGGGTTTCTCCACGACGAACCCGAGTACGTACTGCGCACCGAATTGGAGAATCCAAATCGCTATTTCTCGATTCTGAAGACGATTGCCGCCGGGAACGCGACTCCGAACGAGATCGCGCAGGCAGCTGGCATCGACTCCGACCAGATCAGTCACTACCTGAAGAACCTGCAGGACTTAGAAATCGTCGACCGGGAGGTGCCGGTGACCGAGAACCCCGCGCAATCCCGGCGCGGGCAGTACGTGTTGACGGATGCGCTGTTCCGATTTTGGTTCCGATTCGTCTACGGACAGGGTGAGAAGTACGACCGGGCAGGCACCGATGCCTACGAGGAGCTGATCGAACCGTACCTCGCGGACGCGGTCAGTCCGAAGTTCGAGGAACTGTGTCGAGCCGCCGTGTACAACCTCTATGACGGGTACACGTTCAATCGCGTGGGCCGCTGGTGGTATCAGGAGCAGGAGATCGACGTGGTCGGACTGACGACTGGCGAAACGATGGTCGCTGGCGAGTGCAAGTTCACTAGCCAGCCGATGGGGTACGACGTACTGGCCAACCTCGAACACGACGTGGCGGACATCCGTTGGACGCCCCAGGGCGGGGGCGACGTCGCCTCCGAGTTCTGTTTGTTCTCCCTGAACGGCTTCAATCAGAGTCTTATCGAGGCCGCAGAAGAGCGCGACGACCTCCGCCTCTTTTCGATAGAAGATATCGTCACCGCGTTTTGA
- a CDS encoding response regulator transcription factor translates to MTGNVLVVDDDETIRRLVDHRLSAAGYDVCVCEDGREAADLLDSGYEPDLAVLDVMMPRLDGTRLVRMIRGGELAVRSDLPIVMLTSRGREEHVLEGFESGVDDYVTKPFRSTELLARIRRHVDG, encoded by the coding sequence ATGACAGGGAACGTCCTCGTCGTCGACGACGACGAAACGATTCGGCGGCTCGTCGACCACCGCCTGAGCGCGGCCGGGTACGACGTGTGCGTCTGTGAAGACGGGCGCGAGGCTGCCGATCTGCTCGACAGCGGGTACGAGCCGGATCTCGCTGTTCTGGACGTGATGATGCCCCGGCTGGACGGAACCAGGCTCGTGAGGATGATCCGCGGGGGAGAGCTCGCAGTCAGGTCAGATCTCCCGATCGTGATGCTGACCTCTCGAGGCCGGGAAGAACACGTCCTCGAAGGGTTCGAGTCCGGCGTCGATGATTATGTCACCAAACCGTTTCGGAGCACGGAACTACTGGCCAGGATTCGGAGACACGTCGATGGTTAA
- a CDS encoding HEAT repeat domain-containing protein, with translation MADVVVFGYTVPLEVVLVAVALVIGLALGISFFLTISLSVYRSVNETRRDRVRPVLREELFERLFAEEPDWGAWVKELSHVEREVTESLLDEHLRELDGQEATQLRGLGEALGIPERAAGQLSNRNMYTRLDALTWLTILQRPEPILESSFEPTTPNERAAMVTLLQSSDRLPDAATGVSILLDGTDEQFTVFGQDTLYRVARADPGPLLQTASSEYDAWPEPLLAQVLAVCAHLETSVRDGDLNWLTAALETENEAIRAAAAEALGSFGWRASLRDQMFLERATDDPSPRVRAAVYQMLATWGDQKALSILLFALVEEKHPRALTLGTTALVGRRDRIDTDAGAVLGDAWDWSAEHATYDRLARETGGEQVGG, from the coding sequence ATGGCTGACGTGGTCGTGTTCGGGTATACCGTTCCGCTGGAGGTGGTCCTCGTAGCTGTCGCGCTGGTCATCGGCCTCGCGCTCGGAATCTCGTTTTTCCTCACGATCTCGCTGTCGGTCTATCGGTCGGTCAACGAAACTCGGCGTGATCGGGTCCGCCCTGTCCTCCGGGAGGAACTGTTCGAGCGTCTGTTCGCCGAAGAACCCGACTGGGGCGCGTGGGTCAAGGAGTTATCCCACGTTGAGCGAGAGGTCACTGAGTCCCTACTCGACGAACACCTCCGGGAACTGGACGGACAGGAGGCCACACAGCTCCGCGGGCTCGGCGAGGCGTTGGGCATACCCGAGCGTGCCGCTGGCCAGCTCTCAAACAGAAACATGTACACGCGATTGGACGCACTCACGTGGCTGACGATACTGCAACGTCCGGAGCCCATCCTTGAGTCGTCGTTCGAACCGACGACGCCCAACGAGCGGGCGGCGATGGTGACCCTCTTGCAGTCAAGTGATCGCCTGCCTGACGCGGCAACTGGCGTCTCGATCCTGCTCGACGGGACCGACGAGCAGTTCACCGTGTTCGGACAGGACACGCTGTATCGGGTCGCGAGGGCCGACCCGGGACCGCTGTTGCAGACGGCAAGCAGTGAGTACGACGCCTGGCCGGAACCCCTTCTGGCACAGGTGCTTGCGGTGTGTGCACACCTGGAAACGAGCGTCCGCGATGGAGATCTGAACTGGCTGACGGCCGCCCTCGAGACCGAAAACGAGGCGATCCGCGCGGCCGCGGCCGAGGCACTCGGTAGCTTCGGCTGGCGAGCATCGCTCCGCGATCAGATGTTCCTCGAGCGGGCGACAGACGACCCCTCCCCACGCGTACGAGCAGCCGTCTACCAGATGCTGGCGACGTGGGGTGATCAGAAAGCGCTCTCGATACTCCTGTTCGCACTCGTCGAAGAGAAGCACCCGCGAGCGCTCACACTGGGGACGACGGCGCTCGTCGGACGCCGCGACCGGATCGACACCGACGCCGGAGCAGTACTGGGCGATGCCTGGGACTGGAGCGCCGAACACGCGACCTACGATCGCCTCGCTCGCGAGACAGGCGGCGAACAGGTAGGTGGATAA
- a CDS encoding glycosyltransferase family 2 protein yields MHSIEHVLSTGLTLFGLFLISYYVVVNTWYLLLHVLALLELREDVAESHWDPPFRKFASPFYPGIGVVVPAYNEEATIVESVQSMLSLNYPELEVIVVNDGSTDATLSRLIENFDLEVVDADIPFDIPTEEIHDVYRSTTYEELLIVDKENGGKSDALNAGIWLTEMGLFCAVDSDTVIDRDALLSLVRPFLEAPTTAVASGGVIRVANECTIEDGVVKDVELPKTGLAGLQVMEYLRAFYSGRLGLNRINGLILISGAFGLFQTDAVRDIGGYRHDTITEDFDIVVRLHRYLKEADREYTVDFVPEPVAWTEVPATRRVLGRQRRRWYRGMVETVVTHRRMLFNPRYGHVGTFVMPFFVAAEAIGPLLEGLGYVLLPLAWYFGFLDIEFFVVFFLLTTGFGVFLSWFGVFSEVWSFNRYDSPWQVLRLLWYGVLENFGYRQWKTIVAWHGLFEYLRGVDTWGAMERAGFSTEDE; encoded by the coding sequence ATGCACTCGATCGAACACGTCCTCTCGACCGGGCTGACTCTCTTTGGCTTGTTCCTCATCAGTTACTACGTCGTGGTCAACACCTGGTACCTACTGTTGCACGTCCTCGCGTTGCTCGAACTCCGTGAGGACGTCGCGGAGTCTCACTGGGATCCGCCGTTCAGGAAGTTTGCCAGTCCTTTTTACCCCGGTATCGGTGTCGTCGTCCCCGCGTACAACGAGGAGGCGACAATCGTCGAGAGTGTCCAGTCGATGCTGTCGCTGAACTATCCTGAGCTGGAGGTGATCGTGGTCAACGACGGCTCAACGGACGCGACGCTCTCCCGTCTGATCGAGAACTTCGACCTCGAAGTCGTCGACGCCGATATCCCCTTCGACATCCCCACAGAAGAGATCCACGACGTCTACCGATCGACGACCTACGAGGAGTTGCTGATCGTCGACAAGGAAAACGGCGGAAAGAGCGACGCTCTCAACGCCGGCATCTGGCTGACCGAAATGGGACTGTTCTGTGCGGTGGACTCGGATACGGTTATCGATCGGGACGCACTGCTGTCGCTGGTTCGACCCTTCCTCGAAGCGCCCACGACAGCCGTCGCCTCTGGTGGCGTGATCCGTGTCGCCAACGAGTGTACGATCGAAGACGGCGTCGTCAAAGATGTCGAGTTGCCGAAGACCGGCTTGGCTGGCCTGCAGGTCATGGAGTACCTTCGGGCGTTTTACTCTGGTCGGCTGGGACTCAACCGGATCAACGGTCTCATCCTCATCTCCGGCGCTTTCGGCCTCTTTCAGACTGACGCAGTCAGGGATATCGGCGGGTACAGACACGACACCATCACGGAGGACTTCGACATCGTGGTCCGACTCCACCGTTATCTGAAGGAGGCAGACCGGGAGTACACCGTCGATTTCGTCCCCGAGCCCGTGGCCTGGACGGAAGTCCCGGCAACCCGCCGCGTGCTGGGTCGCCAGCGCCGTCGATGGTACCGCGGGATGGTCGAGACGGTCGTCACCCACCGGCGGATGTTGTTCAATCCGCGATACGGCCACGTCGGCACGTTCGTCATGCCCTTTTTCGTCGCGGCAGAGGCTATCGGTCCGCTGCTCGAAGGGTTGGGATACGTCCTGTTGCCGCTGGCGTGGTACTTCGGGTTTTTGGACATCGAGTTTTTCGTCGTGTTCTTTTTGCTGACGACCGGGTTCGGTGTCTTCCTCTCGTGGTTCGGTGTCTTCAGCGAGGTCTGGAGCTTCAACCGCTACGACAGCCCCTGGCAGGTGCTCCGTCTGCTCTGGTACGGTGTCCTGGAGAATTTCGGCTACCGACAGTGGAAGACAATCGTCGCGTGGCATGGTCTCTTCGAGTATCTCAGAGGCGTCGATACGTGGGGTGCGATGGAACGAGCCGGGTTTTCGACCGAAGACGAATAG
- a CDS encoding sensor histidine kinase, translating to MSEQEVRDYFRDLYELGVDETASLDEKIERAISVGQDRLDVDYGVLSYTGAGEYEVIGSTIQSGDYQTGSVHELETTWCRHVVGQEALVVITDAGDSAYSDDIAREVTGLQCYIGAPITVDGDTYGTLCFSGEEPRAVEFTEDEQRFVELLTQWISHEIERERHYQALDTQNERLNEFAGVLAHDLRNPLTSALGYTELAAETATDPEAEYLDIVVDSLGRMETLITDTLSLAREGVDVGERESVQLSVIARAAWDTVEPDAASLEIVDDRTIQADASRLRQLFENLFRNVDEHCGTDVAVTVERTEDGFAVEDTGPGLPPAIADSLFGGSYGEQRRGLGLLIIERVVSGHGWSGSVHSSEAGTRFEFSDVGVVTNPPTR from the coding sequence ATGAGCGAACAGGAAGTCCGGGACTACTTTCGGGATCTGTACGAACTGGGGGTGGATGAGACGGCGTCACTGGACGAGAAGATCGAACGGGCCATCTCCGTCGGTCAGGACCGGCTTGACGTCGACTACGGCGTCCTCTCGTATACGGGTGCAGGCGAGTACGAAGTGATCGGATCGACGATCCAGAGCGGTGACTACCAGACCGGTTCTGTCCACGAACTGGAGACGACCTGGTGTCGCCACGTCGTCGGCCAGGAGGCGTTGGTGGTAATCACTGACGCCGGAGACTCGGCGTACAGCGACGATATCGCACGGGAAGTGACCGGTCTGCAGTGTTACATCGGCGCGCCGATCACCGTGGACGGGGACACCTACGGGACGCTGTGTTTCTCGGGAGAGGAGCCGCGTGCTGTAGAGTTCACAGAAGACGAACAGCGGTTCGTCGAACTGCTGACCCAGTGGATCAGCCACGAGATCGAGCGCGAGCGACACTACCAGGCCCTCGACACCCAGAACGAGCGCTTGAACGAGTTTGCGGGGGTGCTCGCACACGATCTGCGCAACCCGTTGACCAGCGCACTCGGGTACACCGAACTCGCGGCCGAGACGGCCACGGATCCCGAAGCGGAGTACCTCGATATCGTCGTGGACTCGCTTGGTCGGATGGAAACGCTGATCACAGACACGCTTTCGCTCGCCAGAGAGGGGGTCGATGTCGGGGAGCGTGAATCGGTACAGCTCTCGGTGATCGCCCGTGCCGCCTGGGACACCGTCGAACCCGACGCCGCGTCACTCGAAATCGTCGACGACCGAACCATCCAGGCAGACGCGTCTCGTCTCCGGCAGTTGTTCGAGAACCTCTTTCGCAACGTCGACGAACATTGCGGCACTGACGTGGCAGTGACCGTCGAACGAACCGAAGATGGGTTCGCAGTCGAAGATACGGGTCCGGGCCTCCCGCCGGCGATCGCCGACTCGTTGTTCGGTGGATCGTACGGCGAGCAGAGACGGGGGCTGGGTCTGCTGATTATCGAACGCGTCGTCTCGGGCCATGGCTGGAGTGGCTCGGTCCACTCCTCGGAGGCGGGCACTCGATTCGAGTTCTCAGACGTTGGGGTCGTGACAAACCCACCGACTCGGTGA
- a CDS encoding DNA polymerase sliding clamp, which translates to MFNAIVSADTLRAALDSVSVLVEECKLRLEDDGLHIRAVDPANVGMVDLFLEAAAFESYETDGGVIGVNLSRLEDIAGMAETDQLIHLELDEETRKLEIAIDGLEYTLALIDPDSIRQEPDLPDLDLAAEIVLEGRDLDRAVTASDMVSDHIALGVDETDELFYVDAEGDTDDVHLELDRGDLIDLTAGPARSLFSLDYLKDMNKAIPSDAEVRMELGEEFPVKMHFDIAEGQGSVTYMLAPRVQSD; encoded by the coding sequence ATGTTTAACGCCATCGTGAGCGCGGATACGTTGCGGGCGGCGCTGGATTCGGTCAGCGTGCTGGTCGAGGAGTGCAAGCTACGACTCGAGGACGACGGGTTGCACATCCGGGCCGTCGATCCGGCCAACGTGGGCATGGTGGACCTCTTCCTCGAGGCAGCGGCCTTCGAGTCCTACGAGACCGACGGCGGCGTCATCGGCGTCAACCTCTCGCGACTGGAAGACATCGCTGGCATGGCCGAGACCGACCAGTTGATCCACCTCGAACTCGACGAGGAGACCCGGAAACTCGAGATCGCCATCGACGGTCTGGAATATACGCTTGCGCTGATCGATCCCGACTCGATCCGCCAGGAACCCGACCTGCCAGACCTGGATCTCGCCGCCGAGATCGTCCTCGAAGGCCGTGACCTCGATCGGGCCGTCACGGCCTCTGACATGGTGAGCGACCACATCGCACTGGGGGTCGACGAGACCGACGAGCTGTTCTACGTCGATGCCGAGGGCGACACTGACGACGTCCACCTCGAACTCGACCGCGGTGATCTGATCGACCTGACGGCCGGACCCGCCCGATCGCTGTTCTCGCTGGATTATCTCAAGGACATGAACAAGGCGATCCCGAGCGACGCCGAGGTCCGGATGGAACTGGGCGAGGAGTTCCCCGTGAAGATGCACTTCGACATCGCCGAGGGGCAGGGTTCGGTCACCTACATGCTCGCCCCGCGCGTCCAGAGCGACTGA
- a CDS encoding DUF7139 domain-containing protein produces MPSLGDAYGDSRWGDRNPRAVYAGIAVFAAGAIAIVTGIVLVATPLSGTFGLEQSGTYRIAGVIAGLGVPAALLGVVAGLPSSRRQRIGVGIGALVAVAGVALYWHAYPAHWTASESSLAFHTAVVYFLGGCLALWFVFSALAGYHVRNNPHGTVRLRLTRQGETRTVEVSRDEYQRYARAVSDGGEDESVIQEIESKYEQ; encoded by the coding sequence ATGCCGAGTCTCGGTGACGCCTACGGTGATTCCCGGTGGGGCGACCGCAACCCACGTGCCGTCTATGCGGGGATTGCTGTCTTCGCTGCCGGCGCAATCGCCATCGTCACCGGGATCGTCCTCGTCGCGACGCCGCTGTCCGGCACGTTCGGCCTCGAGCAGAGCGGCACGTACCGGATCGCTGGCGTGATCGCCGGCCTGGGCGTCCCCGCGGCGCTGCTGGGCGTGGTCGCCGGGCTGCCGTCCTCACGGCGCCAGCGGATCGGTGTCGGAATCGGTGCGCTCGTCGCCGTCGCGGGCGTCGCGCTGTACTGGCACGCCTATCCCGCCCACTGGACGGCCAGCGAGTCGTCGCTGGCGTTTCACACCGCTGTGGTCTACTTCCTCGGTGGCTGTCTGGCACTGTGGTTCGTCTTCTCGGCGCTGGCGGGCTATCATGTCCGTAATAACCCTCACGGGACGGTCAGACTACGTCTCACCCGACAGGGCGAAACCCGGACCGTCGAGGTGAGTCGCGACGAGTACCAGCGCTACGCCCGTGCGGTCAGCGACGGCGGTGAGGACGAAAGCGTCATTCAGGAGATCGAATCGAAGTACGAGCAGTGA